A DNA window from Onthophagus taurus isolate NC chromosome 1, IU_Otau_3.0, whole genome shotgun sequence contains the following coding sequences:
- the LOC111421573 gene encoding uncharacterized protein C16C10.8, with translation MVVFTCNNCGESLQKPKVEKHFSFSCRGAKNLTCVDCFKDFRGEEYVVHTKCITENQRYGSKDYVEKAKKGEVKQESWMEMIKSILMHEVNISSGCKNLLNNICNFTNVPRKKQKFINFIKSSTGGKCPIQDIEGVWDLIEKHKNESNKNQADKVPNNSNGTEKRKLNEENGNGTDENQLRKKKKIINDDVEININENDVIEEVFSLENEIKNIIKKKGNEGMLLEKLIKKVLKKYKSLYGDDININKFNKKFNKKLGKINEVLVDNNIVKLKA, from the exons atgGTTGTTTTTACTTGTAATAATTGCGGCGAAAGTTTGCAAAAGCCGAAAGTTGAGAAACATTTTAGTTTTTCATGTAGAGGGGCCAAAAATTTGACTTGCGTTGATTGTTTTAAAGATTTTCG aggTGAAGAATACGTCGTTCATACGAAATGTATCACTGAAAATCAACGATATGGTTCTAAAGATTATGTGGAGAAAGCTAAAAAAGGGGAAGTTAAACAAGAATCTTGGATGGAAAtgattaaatcgattttaatgcATGAAGTTAATATTTCTTCTGGATGCAAGAATTTGCTCAATAACATATGTAATTTTACTAATGTTCCAAggaagaaacaaaaatttatt AACTTTATTAAGAGCTCAACTGGGGGGAAATGTCCAATTCAAGATATTGAAGGTGTTTGGGATTTAATTGAGAAGCATAAAAATGAATCTAACAAAAATCAGGCTGATAAAGTTCCCAATAACAGTAATGGAActgaaaaaaggaaattaaatgaagaaaatggGAATGGAACTGATGAGAATCAAttaagaaagaagaaaaaaattataaatgatgatgttgaaattaatattaatgaaaatgatgTTATTGAAGAAGTTTTCTCcttagaaaatgaaattaaaaacattataaagaaaaagggTAATGAAGGAATGTtgctagaaaaattaataaagaaagttttaaagaaatataaaagtttatatGGTGATgatataaacataaataaatttaacaaaaagtttaataagaaattaggaaaaattaatgaagtttTAGTTGATAACAacattgtaaaattaaaagcataa
- the LOC111421542 gene encoding selenoprotein F, whose protein sequence is MNSKIIVILLIASFSPLSLCELSTSDCWELGFNKANLLCSSCDQLSKFNLNELEPFCKDCCHPDETNTVAKTYAKAILEVCTCKFGIYPQIQAFIKSDRPSQFANLQIKYVRGLDPIIKLYDKDGFLKETVAIEKWNTDSVEEFLNTHLENPDYLNTNMI, encoded by the exons atGAACTCAAAAATAATCGTTATACTGTTAATAGCAAGTTTTAGT cctTTATCCCTTTGCGAATTATCCACATCGGATTGTTGGGAATTAGGATTTAACAAGGCTAATTTACTATGTTCATCATGCGACCAATTATCAAAGTTTAACTTAAACGAATTAGa accTTTTTGTAAAGATTGTTGTCATCCTGATGAGACTAATACAGTAGCAAAAACTTACGCAAAAGCTATCTTGGAAGTATGTACCTGCAAATTTGGAATTTACCCTCAAATTCAAGCGTTTATAAAGAGCGATCGCCCATCTCAATTTGCTaacttacaaataaaatatgttagaGGTTTGGACCCAATTATTAAGTTGTATGATAAGGAtggatttttaaaagaaactgTTGCTATTGAAAAGTGGAATACGGATTCTGTtgaggaatttttaaacacacaTTTAGAGAATCCTGATTATTTAAACACCAATATGATTTGA
- the LOC111421870 gene encoding signal recognition particle 9 kDa protein, translating to MTFLKSWEEFEKAAERLYLQDPSKVRYTMKYVHSKNHLLLKMTNDVVCLQFKTEIAQDVRKIDKFINNLMRHMASKEH from the exons ATGACCTTTTTGAAATCATGGGAAGAATTTGAGAAAGCAGCGGAGCGATTGTACCTTCAAGACCCATCTAAGGTTCGATACACGATGAAATATGTGCACTCAAAGAAccatttacttttaaaaatgacCAACGATGTTGTT TgtttacaatttaaaacagAAATAGCCCAAGATGTAAGAAAGAtcgataaatttattaacaatcttATGAGGCATATGGCATCCAAGGAgcattaa